The following nucleotide sequence is from Brachyspira suanatina.
GCCGCCTTTATTTTTATAATCATTAACATAGAATCCTTTTCCTTTAAAAATGATACCGCTATTTAAAGATATCATTCTTTTTGCCTCGCTTCCGCATTCAGGGCAAGTCGCTTTAGCTTCAGCGGTTATTGATTGAAATTCTTCAAATTCATGTCCGCATTTTTCACATTTATATTCATAAGTAGGCATAATTTTTTCCTTTTTAAACTAAAAATTAAATTATAATTTAATAATATATTATTTAAACAAAAATCTGTCAAGTGAATTTATTTCTACATTATTATATTAGTATTTTATAATAATAAATTTTGATAATTTTTGTACTTAAATTAAATAAAGTAATATAATTATAGTATAGCTTTATTTATTTCATTAAATTTTTCTTTTAAAAGCATCATATAATCATGATATTTATTTGCAAGATTATCATCAGGTTCTATGATTGTACTGCCAATCAAAGAATTTCTTATATCATCTAATGAAATTTTTTTTCCTAATAATAAAACAGCAGATACAGCAGCACCAAGAGAAGCACCTCCTGAAGGAAGTATTTTTATAGGGCATTTCCAAATATTTGCTATTATTTTTAATATTTCTTTATCTTTTGTGGGACCTCCTGTAACAGCAATATCTATTTTATGAGAAGAAGTAAATTGCTCAGAGTATAAAGCTACTAATCCCAAAGAACTTAATACTATTCCTTTATAGTCACTATCAAAAGAAGGAGCTGAATGATATCTTTTTATAGGGAATGCTCTGCTTATAGGCACTGATTCATTTTCTTTCTGCCATAGAACAAGAGGCATATTGTCAATATTTTTTTCTAAAGATTCTGTAATTTCTTTATAATCTCTAGTATATAATTTCATGACTTCATCCCATAATATAGCACCATTAGTTCGGCAGAATATCATAAAAGGATTTCCTATTCCATCATACATAGCATTTGATACTCCAGAATAATCTCTGCTGTTCTCATCAATATCAAGCATATAGACAAAACTAGTTCCTAATGATAATATATCTCCTTTATATAAAACCTTTGTTTGAGGATTATCACCGCTTCCTATTCCAACTATACATTCGCTGTCAAATCCATATTTTTCTATAAAATATTCGCTTACATATCCCGCAAAACTAGAAGGATCATTTATACTTCCTAATTTTTCTTTTAAATCATTTGATACAGTATTTAATAAAGTGTCATTCCATTCCCTTTTTGTATAATCCATTAAACTCATTCCTGAAGCATTTCCAAAATCTACAGGTATATTATCTTTTGCTGTTAATATTGATGCTATAAATGTATTTAATAAAAATATTTTGTATGTGTTTTTTGATAAGTCTTGATTATTATCAAAATTATATTTTATTACAGCACCTGTAAATCTAAGAGGAGAATTTGAAGCTGTTATTTTTATCATATTATCCTTTCCGCCTACTGCATTTCTCAATTCTTCAGCCTGTTTTTGAGTGCATGAAGTTCTCCATATAGGAGCATAATCATAGGAATATGAATTATTTAATATTTCAGCTAAACTATTATTTACTGATGATTTTTCCCTTAATTTTTCTATATTCGATTTATATTTTTCTGAAAGATAAACATGTCCATGCTGCTGAGCTGATATTTGTATTGCTTTTATATCTTTAGTATTGAATTGTTGTTTGAGCTGTAACAGAGCTTTATCTAATGCTGCTAAAAAAATATTTATATCCTGTTCAGCCTTTCCTTTTATATTTGAATCTATTAACAATGTATTTTTATTCATTTTTGAATATTTCATTTCTTCCAATGAATTGAATGGTATAGAAATATTTAATTCATTTTTATAATTTTCACAATTTATAATGCTTAAAGTGATACTTTGTGTACTTAAATCTATCCCTAATGTATACATACTATTATCCTTCAAAATATTTGTTAAATTATTTTGTTAAAAACTATACATTAAAGGTATAAAAAATATATATGAAAAATTATTTTTTTAATATATTTTTGAAAATTAATTTATGTATTTTAATATTTGTAAAAACTGTATAAATATTTGTATGAGATTTAAAACTTATATATTATTTTTTGGCATGTTCAAGCATTTCTTCAGCATGTTTAATGCTTGCTTCTGTGATTTCTTTTCCTGTTATCATTCTTGCTATTTCTTTAACTCTCATACTATCATCAAGTTCTTCAATAGTTGATGTAACGATATCATCACCTTCATTCTTTGTAACTTTAAAATGATTATTAGCATATATTGCAATCTGTGCCAAGTGAGTAACGCTAAGCACCTGCTTTCTTTTTGATAATGCTGCTATTTTTTCACCTATAACTTCGGCAATCCTTCCGCCAACTCCAACATCTATTTCATCGAATACACAAGTTTCACAATAGTCCCCTAAAGAAAGTACATTTTTCAATGAAAGCATTATTCTTGATATTTCACCGCCTGATGCAATTTTTCTAAGAGGCTGAAACATACTTTGCTTATTTGGCGCTATTATAAATTCTATATTATCAATACCAGTAGAATTAGCTTTTAAATTAGATCCGTCTATATTAAGTATACCGTCATCATCTTCATCTAAAGTTATTTCAACATCAAATTTCGTAGATGACATACCTAAATCATTCATCTCGCTTTCTATTGCTTTAATAAAATCATCTTTTCTGTTATGTCTTATATCAGATATTTCTTTTGCAAGTATAGAAGTTTTTTTTCTTAATTCTTCTATTTCTTTTTTTAAGTTTTCAATATCCTCTTCAGAGAAATTGAGAGAGTCTAATTTTTCTTTAGCTTCTTTGGCATAAGATATTATTTCTTTTATATTAGAACCATATTTCTTTTTTAGATTATTAATGAAGAAAAGTCTCTCATTAAGAGATTGAAGTTCTTCAGGATCAAATTTTGTTTTTGATCTTATTTCTGTTAAAACAGTTTTTATATCTTCAAGATTTAATGTTATACCTTCTATCTGTGATGCAATATCTGAAAGTCTGCTGTCGTATTTTGATATGCTTTGTAATGCTGAAATACTTCTTGTTAATTTTGTATAAGCTCCTGATTCGCTTCCAAATATATCCTTATTAATAGAAGAAAGTGATGAAGCTATGCTTTCTGCATTTGACATCATAGTAATATCATTTTTTATATCATCATCTTCATTTGGCTTTAATTTAGCTTTTTCTATTTCATCTATAGCATATTCTAAAAAAGATTTTTCTTTTAATATGTTATTTTTATTCTGAGATATTTCATTATGCTGCTTTATTAATTTTGTAAGCTTATTATAATGATTTTTATAATTTTCTAATTTATCATCGATATTTAAATAACTATCATAAAAGTTTAAATGATTAGCAGGATTAAAAAGAGACTGATGTTCATGCTGTCCATGTATATCTACTATTAAATCACCAAGCTCTTTTAATTCAGCAACTTTAACGCCTACATTATTTATAAATGATTTGCTTTTTCCATCTTTAGTAATTTCTCTTTTTATATTAAGCTCATCATTATTAATTTCTATATTCCATTCTTTTAATTTATTTTTTACGATATCTGCAGATGACTGAAGAGAAAAATTTCCTGAGACTATTAATCTGTCTCCATTAGCTCCAACCATTCTAGTAGAGCCTTTTTCACCTGTAATGAGTTCTAATGCACTGATTATAATACTTTTACCAGCACCAGTTTCTCCTGTAAGCACATTAAAACCGCTGCTGAAATTTATTTTTAATTTATCTATTAATACAAAATTTCTAATTTCGAGATATTTAAGCATTATCTACCCCAATTAAGTTTATTCCTAAGTATATCATAAAATAGTCTTTTTGAACTTTGAAATATATAACAATTTTTATTGCTGATTTTTGCTATTATCTTATCATCATTTTTAAATTGACATATATCATATCCGTCTATTGTTATCATAGCCTTTAATGATTTTTCTGTCAATTCTAACTCTATATTATCGCATTTAGGAATAACAAGCGGTCTGAAAGTCAATGAATGAGGCGCTATAGGTACAAAAGATATTGCATCAATGGTAGGGGCAAGTATAGGACCTCCGGCACTTAAAGCATAAGCTGTTGAACCTGTGGGAGTTGCTATTACAACACCATCGCCAACTATTGAAGATATTAATTTACCCGATATTGTAATGTTTATATATATTGCTCTGCCGTCACATTTTCCTAAAACTAATTCATTTACAGCAAGATATTCTTTATATGCCTTATTTCCTTTTGAATAAATATTTACAGATAATAATGTTCTAGGCTCTATTTCATATAATGTTTTTTTATCCTCAAAATATTCTTCTAATATTAAATATGCTTCTTCAGGAGGTATTTCTGAAATAAACCCTAATGTACCATTATATATAGGAAGAACTGATATATCGTATTTTATAGCTATTTTCAAAGCGGAAAGCAATGTTCCATCTCCACCTATTGATATTAACATTGACACATTTTTTAATTCTTTTGCTGCTTTTTTTATATTATTGTGAGATGATATATCATAATCTATTATTATAGCTTCTATATTATATTTTTTTATTATACTATTTATTTTTTTTAAAATTCCATCAGTATCAGTTCTAAGAACATTAACTATGATTCCTATTTGTTGCTTTTTTCTATTGTTCATAATTATTAATATTGATTTAATTAAAAAAAATTTCTATTAATTATACCAAACAGTTATCAATATATCAAGTTTTATATTGATAATTTTTTATTTTTATAATAAACTATCTACTATGATACTATTTAGTTTAATTTATTTTTTATTAAGTTTTATTTTTACATTATTATGCGTAATTATTGCATTTTCAGCTTATCCTTTTATAAGATTATTCTCTAAAAGAAAAGCTTCACAATATGTTCATAGTATGGCGAAATTTTGGGGAAGCTCATTAATGAAAATGGCATTTATTTCTTTCAATATTGAAGGAAAAGAAAATTATGATCCTAGTAAAACTTATTTATTAACACCAAATCATCAAAGTGCATTTGACATATTTGCATGCTTCAGCATATTTAAGAAATCATTTGCATTCGTTTCAAAGGATACTTATGGAAAAGTACCTTTAATTGGTTTTGGTATGTCGCTTTCTAATTATATATTTGTTAAAAGAGGTACTGTTGGTGCTGTAAAATCTATAGATGATATGGAAGACAGATTAAAAAATAACATAAGTGTGGTTATTTATCCTGAAGGAACAAGAAGCGCTACTGGTGAAATAAAAAAACCTAAAAGAGGAATATTAAAAATAGCAGAAAGATGTTCAGATATACCTGTTCTGCCTGTAGTTATATATGGTACTAAAGATATTATGAAAGCTAGAACTATTAAAATTACTCCATTTAAAAAGATAACTGTTAGATTTTTAGAACCTTTCTATTTCAAAGATATAAATGGCGATGATAATGCTAAATTAGATTATTGGTATGATATTATGACTAAAAATTATAATGAATTAATAGATAAATTAATTTCAAAATAAATTTTTTTAATTATATAAAATCAATATAAACAATACTAATTAGTATATTTACTAATAAATGTTTTCAGTAAAATTTTACACATTACAATCATACTAAAAATTGATTAATTTAAAATATTTTTACTAATAAACTTACTTATTCATAATTATTGTATATTAATTATTATATTTGTTATTTGATAGTAATTTATATATTACATATATAACAAAAAAATGTACATTATTTTCATACTATACTTGAAAAAAATAATCTTCATATTATAATATTCAATAATATATACATATTATGTGTTTATATTAAACAAAAAAATCACTTAACAAATTAGGAGTATAAAAGTGAATATTAATAATAACGCTTCTCAGTTAAAAAAAGAGATTTTGGTAAAGATAGCATTAATGTTTATTGAGGATAGACTTATAGAAGATATTGACAGATTACCTATAGAGATAATACCTAGAGATAGCAAATCTATAAGATGCTGTATACACAACGATAGAGAAATCATCAAAAATAGAATTATGGCAAGACTTGGAATAAGTGTTGAAGGTAAAGAGGATAGCGGAATACCATTATCTGAATATGCTAAATTGGCATTAGATAGAGATAAACCTACTTGGCCTATGCTTACTGTATTAGATGAGGCTTGTAATGCATGTGTAAGAGCTAATTTTATGGTTACTAATGCTTGTCAGGCTTGTTTGGCTAGACCTTGTATGGTTAACTGTCCTAAAGATGCCATAACTATATTAGATGAAAAAAGAGCTCATATAGACAGCTCTAAATGTATAAACTGCGGATTATGTTTAAAAAACTGTCCTTATCATGCAATCATTTATATACCTGTACCTTGTGAAGAATCTTGTCCTGTAGGTGCCATTAATAAGAATGATCAGGGAAAAGAAGTAATAGATTATCATAAATGTATATTCTGTGGAAACTGTATGAGAGAATGTCCTTTCAGTGCTATGATGGATAAGGGACAGCTTTTAGATGTACTTAAGCATTTAAAGGCAGATGAGAAAGTTAATGTAATGTATGCTCCTGCTATAGCTTCTCAGTTTAATGCTAAACCTGGGCAATTAAAAAGTGCTTTATTAAAAATAGGATTCAATAAAGTTTGGGAAGTTGCTTTGGGTGCTGATGTTACTTCTGACAGAGAAGCTGCAGAATTCGAAGAGAGAATGGAAAGAGGAGATAAATTAATGACCACTTCATGCTGTCCTGCTTATGTTAAAGCTGTTAGAAAGCATGTACCTGAACTTATTCCTTGTGTATCTGAGACTAGAACTCCTATGCATTATACAGCTGAAATGATGCATGAAGATGATCCTGAAGCTGTTAATGTATTTATAGGACCTTGTCTTGCTAAAAGAAGGGAAAGTATAGATGATGATTTAGTAGATTATTGTTTATCTATGGAAGAACTTGATGCTTTATTCATAGCTACAGGTACAGATGTGGCAAAAGAACCTGATTTAAATATAGAAACTGTTCCTACTGCTTCCGGAAGAAAATATGCTGTAAGTGGAGGTGTTGCCGAAGCTGTTAAAGTAAGATTAAAACACCCTGAAAAATTGAAAGCTACTGTTATTAACGGACTTGATAAAGAAGGTATGAAACAGCTAAAAGGCTATGGAAAGGTTCAGTCTGGAGAAATTCCTGTTACAGATGATACACCTAATCTTGTTGAGGTTATGGCTTGTAATGGAGGCTGTGTTGGAGGACCTTGTGTAGTTAAAAATCCTAAAGCTGCTGCTGTTCAATTACAAAGATACGCTTCTACAGGTACTGAGGTGAAAAAAGACTAATAATTTTATTTTATAAAATTTAATAAACAAAAAAGGCAGAAGTCTTATATTAGACTTTTGCCTTTATTTTTTATATAATTATCAATCAGTTAATAATTTTTCTATATTTTTTAAATTTCTTGCTTTAGCATAATATAGCGCATCATGCCCATTTTTATCTTTTATAGTTTTATCAGCACCATGTTCTAATAAAAGCTTAACTATTTCTACATAATTTAAACTATCATTTCCAAGTATAGTAACTTCAAGTAAAGCTGTAAAAGATAAATGATTTATATGATTTACATCTATATCAGTGTTTTCAAGAAGGAATTTTACTGTACCAAGATGTCCTTTTTCACATGCTGGTATTAAGGCATTTCCGCCAAAAATATTTAATACATTTCTAGTATCAGCTTTTTCATATGTGAGTTTTACTATATCAAGCATTCCATTTGCACATGCATATAGAAAAGGTGAATTTAATTTTGCATCTTGTATATTAACATCAGCACCATTATCAACTAAAAGCTTAACCATTTTTACATAATTTTTATATGTAGCTATCATTAAAGGGGTTCTCTTTTTTTCATCTTGTAAATTTACATTTATACCCATTTCTATATATTCTTTTACAGATTTAATATCTCCGCTATGTACAGCAGAAAAAAAATCACTTCTAGTATCTGCAAATAAAGCAATATTCGTATATAAAATAAAAGCAAATATAAAAAATAATTTCATAATTACTCCAAATATATTTAATTTATTCATTATTTAAATATAACAAATCTTTTTTTGATTAGTTTTATTAATATAGTTTAATTATAGTTTTTACAACTATATAAAAGTACATTATAAATAGAGTTTTTATTATATTTTTAATAATGATATTTAAAAAATATCCGAATAATTATTAAAGAAATATAATAGTAATTGGGACTTGAAAGTGCATTATATAGGTTTTTTAATAGCTTTTATTTTATATTTTACAGCCAACTTAAATGCTGTTGTTTATGATGTTTTTTCTAATACAAATAACATTTATTATAGTACATTAAATAATTTTACTAATAGTTATATATTATATGATAGTGACTCGGCACTTAACTACTTAACAGGAGACACTGCACTTGATTCTAGTATTTTACAGGGACTTATATACAGTAAAGATATTAAAAGTATAGAAGGTGCCAATGGAGGAGATGCTGTATTTTTTCATAATATTAAATCTTATATAAAACTTGATTATTATACAGGAGATGGTACACATAACTTTGAAGATACTATGACAAGTTTTACTTTGGAATTTTATTTGAATCCTTATAAAATAAGAATGAATTCTCAAGTACTATCAAAAACAGCTATATATAATGAAAACGGTATTACAAAATCTTCAGGCATAAAAGCTAATATTGTTAATGGAAGATTAGTTTGGCAGTTTAATAATTTATTCTCTTATAATGGTGTATATACAAATGTTATGTTAACTCAAGGAGAATATTTAAAAGAGAATGAATGGAGACATCATAGTGTAAGTTTCAATGCTGCTACAGGAAAATTAGTAAAATATATAGACGGACTTGAAGAGCAAGTGATATATTTAACTAGTACTGGCGATGAAACAGGTTCTCCTTATACTATAGAATTTGATAATATAAAATTGGATCCTTTATATTTAGGAAATGGTTTTATAGGTGGACTAGATGCTTTTTATTTTACACCTCGTTATAAGCAGACTTTTAATTTATATCCTTATACAGCAGATGGTGAAATAATAAGTAAAGTTATAGATTTTGAAAATAAAAATACATTTATTGACTCTATAAATTATATTGGAAATTCTACAAATGGAAGTTATATAGATTTATATTATAGAACTTCAGATTATTATTTTGCCCCTGAAGATGTTAATATAGCTTGGGAGCCTTTAAAAAATCATACTAATATAATGACAAATACAATGACTAGATATGTTCAAGTTAGAGCAGTATTAAAGAGCAATGTAGATAGAAATGTTACACCTGTATTGAATAATGTTTCTATAAATTATCATAATCCAAGAAAGCCTTTAGTACCATCTAATTTAACAGCTACTGCAATGAATGGAACTTCTGTTATGTTAAAATGGAATGGCTCTCATGAAAATACATCAGGATATAAAATTTATTATGGAACAAAATCAGGAGTATATAATGAAGCACAATATACGCCTATAATAACAGAAAATGTAAATGAATATATAATAGAAGGACTTGAAGAAGGAAAGGTTTATTATTTTACCGTTACAGCTATAGGCGGAGAGGGCGGAAATATAGAAAGCAGTTTTTCTGAAGAAGTTTATGTAAGACCAATTCAATAAAAAGGAGTATGAACGTGTCTACTAATACTAAAGCAATGAAATTAAGTAATCTTGCCGAAGAATTATTAAAAAAAGGAGTAAATGAAGAGGCTATAGAAGCCTTGAAAAGAAGTATGAGATTAAGTACTTCTGATGATATGAAAGCATATTTACAAGTTGCTGTTTCTTTATTTGAAAACGGCGATTATGAACATGCTAAAATATTTTTAAATACTTTTTTAGAATATTGGATGGCAGCCGAAGCATATTTCATTTTAGGAGCTATTGCTAAAAAAGAATATAGATTAGAAGAAGCTTTTGAACTTTACAGAAAAGGTATTACTTTATATACTTCATCAAACCTTAATCCTTATTATGAGTTTTTATCTTTATGTACACTTCTTAAAGAAGAAGATAAAGGATTGGAAACTGCTAAAAATGTACTTAAAATCAATTCTAAAGATAGAGTTGCTTTGGTTTATATGGCTAATTATTTCTTTAGAAATAAACTTTATAAAGAAGCTATGAATTTTTATAAAATATTAGTTGATAATAAGCTTGCTGATCATAATGACTACCATTATTATGGAGTTTGCTTGCATGAAATTAAAGATTATAAAAAAGCAGAAAATATGTATTTGCAAGCATTAGCTATGTATCCAGCTGATACTCCTGAAGTGTTGGCTCTTAAAAATCTTAGAAGCAAAACATTAAAAGACAATTATCCTAATTTAAAAGAAAGTAAAGAAAAATATACAAATAAAATAAAAGAAAATCCTGAATCAAGTGATTATTTCCATTTAGGCAATATTGAATTTATTGATGGAAATTATGAAAAGGCAGCAGAATTCTATTCTAAAGCTAAAGAAGTTTATGAAGAGAAGGTTTGCATTTTATAAAATATTCTAAAAATTATTTTTATATCGTTTCTATTAGATATAATTACATTGTCTTTAATAAATTAAGTATATAAATTTAATTTATTAAAAATAATAAACATACAAAATATAACTTTATAATGTCAAATTATTGCATTTAATTTTTTTTATAGTATAATATAGAAATATATTATGAATAAAATTATTTATATTTTCTCTATTTTAATTCTTTTAATATCATGTAATATTAAAAAAGAAGATGAAAGTAAAGATACAAATATCAAAATAAAAGTAGGATATTTGTATGAATTTGCCGGAGCTTCTGCAATTGCAATAGCAAAAGAAAAAGGTTTTTTTGAAGAAGAAAATCTAGATGCAGAACTATTTGAATTTTTCAATGGTCATGCTGCAATTTTATCTATGGTTTCTAAAGAAATAGATTTTACATATATAGGACATGCAGCACATTCGCTAATTATAAACGGAGATGTACAAATATTAATACCAAATGGAATAAGCAAAGGCGAAAAAATAATAACAGGAAAATGGACAGGTATTAATAACATTTCTGATTTAAAAAGAAAAACTATAGCAACTCATTTTGGTACTTCAAGTGCCACTATGCTTAATGCGATATTGGAAAAGAATAATATAAAACTAGAAGATATAAATTTAACAAATATTAATATCACTAATCTTGATGATGCTCTAATAAATAAAGAAGTTGATGCTGTCTCAATATGGGATCCATACACCAGACAAATTACTGAAAAAATTCCAAATGATTATAAAATATTGGCTGATATTGCAAATTATAGTAATGAAATTATATTAACAAGCAGTTTTGTATCAACATCAGAATATATTAACAATAATCCGGATACCGTAAAAAAATTCTCAAGAGCAATATTAAAAGCTATGGATTATAGAAAAAATAATATATATGAAGCTGTAGAAATTACAGCAAAACTTACTGGAAATGATATAGAATCAGTAAAAAAAGAAATAGATACAGGAATATGGTTTTCTTCATCAGATATAAAAAATGCATGTGATTCAGGAAAAATGATAAAATGGTATGAAGCACAGCAAAATATATTTTTAAATTCTAATATTATTAAAAAATCTCTACCTGTAACAAACTATATACAATTATCAATCCTTACAAATATATTAAATAGTTTATAATACTATCCTAGCACCTATACTTCTAAATTGCTCTATAAAATTAAATGATGATTTATTTATAGACTCTGCATCATCTATAATTATATCTCCATCAGAAATAGAAGAAGCAACTGCAAGTGCCATAGCTATTCTATGATCATTATGAGAAGTAGTATTTCCTCCTTTAAGTCTTTCAACACCTTCTATTAATATTTCATCTTCAGTTACTTCTATATTTGCCCCTATTCTTGAAAAACTATCCATTAAATCATTTATTCTATCACTTTCTTTATATCTTAATCTGCCTGCATTATATAATCTGGTTTTACCTTTTGCTGTGGCAGCAAGAGTTGTTATTATAGGACCTAAATCTGGTATATTGGACATATCTATATCAAGAGCATTTAATCTATTTGTTTTTTTCACAGTAATAGAATTATCATCATTATAAGAAACAGAAGCACCCATAAATTTTAATATATTAAGTATTTCTTTATCACCTTGAATAGAATATTTATTAAGACCATATAATGTAGTCTCTCCTCCCAAAGCACCAGCAGCGGCAAAAAAAGCAGCATGCGACCAATCTGACTCTACTTCATAATCAA
It contains:
- a CDS encoding 4Fe-4S dicluster domain-containing protein; translated protein: MNINNNASQLKKEILVKIALMFIEDRLIEDIDRLPIEIIPRDSKSIRCCIHNDREIIKNRIMARLGISVEGKEDSGIPLSEYAKLALDRDKPTWPMLTVLDEACNACVRANFMVTNACQACLARPCMVNCPKDAITILDEKRAHIDSSKCINCGLCLKNCPYHAIIYIPVPCEESCPVGAINKNDQGKEVIDYHKCIFCGNCMRECPFSAMMDKGQLLDVLKHLKADEKVNVMYAPAIASQFNAKPGQLKSALLKIGFNKVWEVALGADVTSDREAAEFEERMERGDKLMTTSCCPAYVKAVRKHVPELIPCVSETRTPMHYTAEMMHEDDPEAVNVFIGPCLAKRRESIDDDLVDYCLSMEELDALFIATGTDVAKEPDLNIETVPTASGRKYAVSGGVAEAVKVRLKHPEKLKATVINGLDKEGMKQLKGYGKVQSGEIPVTDDTPNLVEVMACNGGCVGGPCVVKNPKAAAVQLQRYASTGTEVKKD
- a CDS encoding fibronectin type III domain-containing protein, producing the protein MKVHYIGFLIAFILYFTANLNAVVYDVFSNTNNIYYSTLNNFTNSYILYDSDSALNYLTGDTALDSSILQGLIYSKDIKSIEGANGGDAVFFHNIKSYIKLDYYTGDGTHNFEDTMTSFTLEFYLNPYKIRMNSQVLSKTAIYNENGITKSSGIKANIVNGRLVWQFNNLFSYNGVYTNVMLTQGEYLKENEWRHHSVSFNAATGKLVKYIDGLEEQVIYLTSTGDETGSPYTIEFDNIKLDPLYLGNGFIGGLDAFYFTPRYKQTFNLYPYTADGEIISKVIDFENKNTFIDSINYIGNSTNGSYIDLYYRTSDYYFAPEDVNIAWEPLKNHTNIMTNTMTRYVQVRAVLKSNVDRNVTPVLNNVSINYHNPRKPLVPSNLTATAMNGTSVMLKWNGSHENTSGYKIYYGTKSGVYNEAQYTPIITENVNEYIIEGLEEGKVYYFTVTAIGGEGGNIESSFSEEVYVRPIQ
- a CDS encoding FmdB family zinc ribbon protein; its protein translation is MPTYEYKCEKCGHEFEEFQSITAEAKATCPECGSEAKRMISLNSGIIFKGKGFYVNDYKNKGGSSSSSGNSGSTPNKSC
- the recN gene encoding DNA repair protein RecN; the encoded protein is MLKYLEIRNFVLIDKLKINFSSGFNVLTGETGAGKSIIISALELITGEKGSTRMVGANGDRLIVSGNFSLQSSADIVKNKLKEWNIEINNDELNIKREITKDGKSKSFINNVGVKVAELKELGDLIVDIHGQHEHQSLFNPANHLNFYDSYLNIDDKLENYKNHYNKLTKLIKQHNEISQNKNNILKEKSFLEYAIDEIEKAKLKPNEDDDIKNDITMMSNAESIASSLSSINKDIFGSESGAYTKLTRSISALQSISKYDSRLSDIASQIEGITLNLEDIKTVLTEIRSKTKFDPEELQSLNERLFFINNLKKKYGSNIKEIISYAKEAKEKLDSLNFSEEDIENLKKEIEELRKKTSILAKEISDIRHNRKDDFIKAIESEMNDLGMSSTKFDVEITLDEDDDGILNIDGSNLKANSTGIDNIEFIIAPNKQSMFQPLRKIASGGEISRIMLSLKNVLSLGDYCETCVFDEIDVGVGGRIAEVIGEKIAALSKRKQVLSVTHLAQIAIYANNHFKVTKNEGDDIVTSTIEELDDSMRVKEIARMITGKEITEASIKHAEEMLEHAKK
- a CDS encoding ankyrin repeat domain-containing protein, whose amino-acid sequence is MKLFFIFAFILYTNIALFADTRSDFFSAVHSGDIKSVKEYIEMGINVNLQDEKKRTPLMIATYKNYVKMVKLLVDNGADVNIQDAKLNSPFLYACANGMLDIVKLTYEKADTRNVLNIFGGNALIPACEKGHLGTVKFLLENTDIDVNHINHLSFTALLEVTILGNDSLNYVEIVKLLLEHGADKTIKDKNGHDALYYAKARNLKNIEKLLTD
- a CDS encoding xylulokinase; the encoded protein is MYTLGIDLSTQSITLSIINCENYKNELNISIPFNSLEEMKYSKMNKNTLLIDSNIKGKAEQDINIFLAALDKALLQLKQQFNTKDIKAIQISAQQHGHVYLSEKYKSNIEKLREKSSVNNSLAEILNNSYSYDYAPIWRTSCTQKQAEELRNAVGGKDNMIKITASNSPLRFTGAVIKYNFDNNQDLSKNTYKIFLLNTFIASILTAKDNIPVDFGNASGMSLMDYTKREWNDTLLNTVSNDLKEKLGSINDPSSFAGYVSEYFIEKYGFDSECIVGIGSGDNPQTKVLYKGDILSLGTSFVYMLDIDENSRDYSGVSNAMYDGIGNPFMIFCRTNGAILWDEVMKLYTRDYKEITESLEKNIDNMPLVLWQKENESVPISRAFPIKRYHSAPSFDSDYKGIVLSSLGLVALYSEQFTSSHKIDIAVTGGPTKDKEILKIIANIWKCPIKILPSGGASLGAAVSAVLLLGKKISLDDIRNSLIGSTIIEPDDNLANKYHDYMMLLKEKFNEINKAIL
- a CDS encoding NAD(+)/NADH kinase produces the protein MNNRKKQQIGIIVNVLRTDTDGILKKINSIIKKYNIEAIIIDYDISSHNNIKKAAKELKNVSMLISIGGDGTLLSALKIAIKYDISVLPIYNGTLGFISEIPPEEAYLILEEYFEDKKTLYEIEPRTLLSVNIYSKGNKAYKEYLAVNELVLGKCDGRAIYINITISGKLISSIVGDGVVIATPTGSTAYALSAGGPILAPTIDAISFVPIAPHSLTFRPLVIPKCDNIELELTEKSLKAMITIDGYDICQFKNDDKIIAKISNKNCYIFQSSKRLFYDILRNKLNWGR
- a CDS encoding lysophospholipid acyltransferase family protein; this translates as MILFSLIYFLLSFIFTLLCVIIAFSAYPFIRLFSKRKASQYVHSMAKFWGSSLMKMAFISFNIEGKENYDPSKTYLLTPNHQSAFDIFACFSIFKKSFAFVSKDTYGKVPLIGFGMSLSNYIFVKRGTVGAVKSIDDMEDRLKNNISVVIYPEGTRSATGEIKKPKRGILKIAERCSDIPVLPVVIYGTKDIMKARTIKITPFKKITVRFLEPFYFKDINGDDNAKLDYWYDIMTKNYNELIDKLISK
- a CDS encoding tetratricopeptide repeat protein; its protein translation is MSTNTKAMKLSNLAEELLKKGVNEEAIEALKRSMRLSTSDDMKAYLQVAVSLFENGDYEHAKIFLNTFLEYWMAAEAYFILGAIAKKEYRLEEAFELYRKGITLYTSSNLNPYYEFLSLCTLLKEEDKGLETAKNVLKINSKDRVALVYMANYFFRNKLYKEAMNFYKILVDNKLADHNDYHYYGVCLHEIKDYKKAENMYLQALAMYPADTPEVLALKNLRSKTLKDNYPNLKESKEKYTNKIKENPESSDYFHLGNIEFIDGNYEKAAEFYSKAKEVYEEKVCIL